From the Sebastes fasciatus isolate fSebFas1 chromosome 3, fSebFas1.pri, whole genome shotgun sequence genome, one window contains:
- the scpp5 gene encoding secretory calcium-binding phosphoprotein 5, with protein MKFIILSLCLATASAAPSVFHYLPHYASSRGQVPPSQVRNPFTAGQSLPQMPGLSGLPGLPGAYSVELIYPHRFPLGAGGSAAQPFATHGFIKYSIPQPPGRQSVEVYYPYDFSQQRIMTNMPPMTNVPQMPNVMPYDYPLQNNPQQNPIMPSFDSPIPSQVPLQPVQQDQPAQTSQMPAKA; from the exons ATGAAATTTATCATCCTGAGCCTCTGTCTGGCTACGGCCTCCGCTGCACCT tCTGTCTTTCATTACCTGCCTCATTACGCGAGTTCCAGAGGTCAGGTACCACCTTCACAG GTGAGAAATCCCTTCACAGCTGGTCAGTCTCTACCACAAATgcctggactatctggactaccTGGACTACCTGGCGCTTACAGTGTGGAACTG ATTTATCCACATAGATTTCCTCTAGGTGCCGGTGGATCAGCTGCACAG ccctTTGCCACCCATGGGTTCATCAAATACTCCATCCCTCAGCCACCAGGCAGACAGAGTGTGGAAGTC TACTACCCCTATGACTTCTCCCAGCAAagg ATAATGACAAACATGCCTCCTATGACAAACGTCCCTCAGATGCCAAAT gtGATGCCATATGACTATCCCCTTCAAAATAATCCCCAGCAAAACCCAATT atgccCTCATTTGATAGTCCTATTCCATCCCAGGTTCCCCTGCAGCCTGTCCAACAGGATCAGCCCGCACAGACAAGCCAG ATGCCGGCGAAGGCGTGA